Proteins encoded together in one Caldicellulosiruptor saccharolyticus DSM 8903 window:
- a CDS encoding cysteine peptidase family C39 domain-containing protein — protein MIEYLYYVIIILSLWAVLPLLFMLLISMLAYFFKKNDFIIRRIMKIGLGLGKENDDGIQMQVKHFDCGKAVLSQILMDFELFHADLSLPEPSSMKDIVEVASKHGCLAYGYSEATLTLIEESIKRNGKVMTLLKIYYPFEGWWVKPTKLMLKVLCGKEDLYHWVMIEKIHEKYIYIIDPYFGKIKLSRYSFEDCWTKKVIFIYNPLTRSKTIAKRGEDNICIP, from the coding sequence ATGATAGAATATTTATATTATGTGATTATTATATTATCTCTATGGGCTGTATTACCCCTATTGTTTATGTTGTTGATTTCTATGTTAGCATATTTTTTCAAGAAAAATGATTTTATAATTAGACGTATTATGAAAATTGGATTAGGTCTTGGAAAGGAAAATGATGATGGAATCCAGATGCAAGTGAAGCATTTTGATTGTGGAAAGGCAGTTTTAAGCCAGATTTTAATGGATTTTGAGCTTTTTCATGCTGATTTATCATTGCCAGAACCTAGTTCAATGAAAGATATTGTTGAAGTTGCCTCAAAGCATGGTTGCTTAGCTTACGGTTATAGTGAAGCAACACTCACGCTAATTGAAGAGAGTATTAAAAGGAATGGCAAAGTTATGACACTTTTAAAAATTTATTATCCATTTGAGGGGTGGTGGGTAAAACCTACCAAATTAATGTTAAAAGTGCTATGTGGGAAAGAAGATTTGTATCATTGGGTTATGATAGAGAAAATACACGAGAAATATATTTACATTATTGATCCTTATTTCGGTAAAATAAAATTGTCAAGATATTCTTTTGAAGATTGTTGGACAAAAAAAGTTATTTTTATTTATAATCCACTTACTCGTAGCAAAACTATTGCAAAAAGAGGGGAGGATAACATATGTATCCCATAG
- a CDS encoding DUF6809 family protein — MITIEKTQTNDVFEKVFSQLTVDLVSYRSNEILKDQEYLKTTGQIDILEAKLKELMSDEAKKIYEEIEELQSYLCAIYELHGYKQGLKDGAKLTVKLLAE, encoded by the coding sequence ATGATAACAATTGAGAAAACTCAAACAAATGATGTATTTGAAAAAGTCTTTTCACAGCTAACAGTTGACCTTGTAAGCTATAGGTCTAATGAAATTTTAAAAGACCAAGAGTATTTGAAGACAACAGGACAAATTGATATCCTTGAGGCAAAGCTCAAAGAACTGATGAGTGATGAAGCAAAGAAAATTTATGAAGAGATTGAAGAGCTCCAGAGCTATTTATGTGCCATCTATGAACTTCACGGTTATAAGCAAGGGCTCAAAGATGGTGCAAAGCTGACAGTAAAGCTTTTGGCAGAATGA
- a CDS encoding ABC transporter ATP-binding protein translates to MYPIETIELTKIYRKTSQGIEGIEKISLKLSEGQILSLLGPNGAGKTTFIKIITSQILPDSGEVFIYGNPLCKIIKESQILIRQQIGYLPETPFFYAKLTGWEFARFMESIYNCPLEEGGSLSFHSIADAFNLTSHLNKLIASYSQGMLRKLVLCFAITFGKKIIILDEPSNGLDPDSYLTLKDILRECRAQKRAILLSTHHLSLAQEIADEIAIFHQGHIKCKVKNDGSVEVLYKKIIHEVKNIE, encoded by the coding sequence ATGTATCCCATAGAAACTATAGAGCTTACAAAGATTTATCGCAAAACTTCTCAAGGGATTGAAGGAATAGAAAAGATAAGTCTTAAGCTTTCAGAGGGACAGATACTGTCGTTGTTAGGACCTAATGGTGCAGGAAAAACTACTTTCATTAAAATAATTACTTCACAAATATTACCTGACAGTGGTGAAGTATTTATTTATGGAAATCCACTTTGCAAAATAATTAAAGAATCTCAAATTTTAATTCGACAACAAATTGGATATTTGCCAGAAACGCCGTTTTTCTACGCCAAATTAACAGGTTGGGAATTTGCAAGATTTATGGAGAGTATATATAATTGTCCTTTAGAAGAAGGTGGTAGTTTAAGTTTTCATAGTATCGCAGACGCTTTTAATTTGACTTCTCACTTAAATAAATTAATAGCTTCTTATTCGCAAGGCATGTTACGTAAACTTGTTCTTTGTTTTGCAATAACTTTTGGCAAAAAAATTATTATTCTTGATGAACCTTCAAACGGTTTAGATCCTGATAGTTATTTGACATTAAAAGATATCTTGCGCGAATGTAGAGCTCAGAAAAGAGCTATTTTGCTTTCTACACATCATTTATCTTTAGCCCAAGAGATTGCAGATGAAATTGCAATATTTCATCAGGGGCATATAAAATGTAAAGTAAAAAACGATGGTTCAGTAGAAGTATTATACAAAAAAATAATTCACGAGGTGAAAAATATAGAATGA
- a CDS encoding IS256-like element ISCsa2 family transposase: protein MEKNEIFETAKNMAIEQVLNMYCSKDDPTRPALKQLLENLLDCFMLSERTVYLAKNENDKGNGFYGRKLATPVGSLEISVPRTRSGNFRPSILPDRYKRVDSSYTDLLMSLVANGYSESSLVQTLKSMNLPYSEDEIEKIKNDLKNELQLFKQRELPESAFALIIDGYHCEIKDNSKVKQATCYVVLGIDLEGKKDIFGIYTFFGKENKADWMRVFDDLITRGLKKVLIVVSDDFPGIIDAVRLAYPLADHQLCFVHLQRNVRKHMAKDDASVFNKELDKLRTSSADFDEAISKFKLLCEQYSSKYPRFIKGICEKAEFYLAHMRYPEDLRKYIYTTNAVESVNSMIEKIRINSGGYFQSVEVLEINIYLQRENLRRGKWKNGVPILKKCSYNILQLYNIRYEMETQNS from the coding sequence ATGGAGAAAAATGAAATTTTTGAAACCGCTAAAAATATGGCTATCGAGCAAGTATTAAATATGTATTGCTCCAAAGATGATCCTACTCGCCCAGCTTTAAAACAGCTTTTGGAAAACTTGCTCGATTGCTTTATGTTATCAGAAAGAACTGTTTACCTTGCTAAAAACGAAAACGATAAAGGCAATGGTTTTTACGGCAGAAAACTTGCAACACCTGTTGGCAGCCTTGAAATTTCTGTTCCTCGCACACGCTCTGGTAACTTTCGACCTTCCATTCTCCCTGACCGCTACAAAAGGGTTGACAGCTCATACACTGACCTGCTCATGTCTTTAGTCGCCAATGGTTACTCAGAAAGTTCTCTTGTCCAAACTCTTAAAAGCATGAATCTGCCTTATTCTGAAGACGAAATCGAAAAAATCAAAAACGATCTTAAAAACGAGCTTCAACTTTTCAAACAAAGAGAACTTCCTGAAAGTGCTTTTGCTCTTATCATTGACGGTTACCATTGCGAAATTAAAGATAACTCAAAAGTTAAACAAGCTACTTGCTATGTCGTGCTTGGCATTGATTTAGAAGGCAAAAAAGATATCTTCGGTATCTACACTTTCTTCGGCAAAGAAAACAAAGCCGATTGGATGAGAGTCTTTGACGACTTAATTACAAGAGGTCTTAAAAAAGTCTTAATAGTTGTAAGCGATGATTTTCCAGGCATTATCGATGCTGTTAGACTCGCTTATCCCCTTGCCGACCATCAACTATGTTTTGTTCACCTTCAACGCAATGTCAGAAAACATATGGCAAAAGATGATGCTTCCGTTTTCAACAAAGAGCTTGATAAACTAAGAACTTCCTCTGCTGATTTTGACGAAGCTATTTCAAAGTTCAAACTTCTTTGTGAGCAATACTCCTCAAAATATCCTCGATTCATAAAAGGTATTTGCGAAAAAGCAGAGTTCTATCTTGCACATATGAGGTATCCTGAAGATTTAAGAAAGTACATTTATACTACTAATGCTGTAGAAAGCGTAAACAGTATGATTGAAAAGATAAGAATAAACTCCGGTGGTTATTTTCAATCTGTAGAAGTTTTAGAGATAAACATATATTTACAAAGAGAAAACTTGCGTCGGGGCAAGTGGAAAAACGGAGTACCTATTCTTAAAAAATGTAGTTACAATATATTACAGCTCTACAATATACGCTATGAAATGGAAACACAAAATTCTTGA
- a CDS encoding B12-binding domain-containing radical SAM protein: MNYGNMGGRIMTRSHVILIQACKFSLITEKYKERYPYPPFGLICLANILKMNGYDVTIIDLYLEPLSKREFVKKLTQSKRPLLIGISSYTDSILDAYKIAETAKEIYYDVPIIMGGPHVSFMFEEVMKDCYAVDFCCLGEGEPVLVELLEYLQYGVPNLKDIYGLVYRNSLGQCIANPKRGFIDSLDIMPFPWFSEKVQSIIREGEGFVFVSSRGCPGECIFCASRALSGPKYRCHSAEWLASLIYYYYKLLSFKMFGPLDDTFTANRIRLKKFLSYLKILEINIPWSCKSRVDVIDGELVEILYKSKCISVHIGVESGDDEVLKSIEKRITVEKVLKAITLLASKGIRAECSFIIGHPSDTLESIERTLILADKLDKCGVAISVMGICTPFPGTKIWNRLKLYELQYGLKIHTYNWRLYDLGTPIFSTNNFTLDDLRRAFFYFNYLRKTGQILPLLTKYNHSNYIKMIDDYLSIIHKIRSTNEDEVNQKNDV, from the coding sequence ATGAATTATGGTAATATGGGGGGAAGAATAATGACGCGGTCACATGTTATATTAATTCAAGCCTGCAAATTCTCATTAATTACTGAAAAGTACAAAGAAAGGTATCCTTATCCACCTTTTGGATTGATTTGCCTTGCTAATATATTGAAGATGAATGGATATGATGTAACTATTATAGACTTATACTTAGAGCCACTAAGCAAAAGAGAATTTGTTAAAAAACTTACACAAAGTAAAAGACCATTATTAATCGGTATATCAAGCTATACTGATTCTATTCTAGATGCTTATAAAATAGCTGAAACTGCCAAAGAAATTTATTATGATGTTCCAATAATTATGGGCGGTCCCCATGTTAGTTTTATGTTTGAAGAAGTTATGAAAGATTGCTATGCTGTAGACTTTTGTTGCTTAGGAGAAGGTGAACCTGTTTTAGTTGAATTATTAGAGTATCTACAGTATGGAGTTCCAAATTTAAAAGATATATATGGACTTGTGTACCGTAACAGTTTAGGACAATGTATTGCTAATCCTAAAAGAGGCTTTATAGATTCTCTTGATATTATGCCTTTTCCATGGTTTTCTGAAAAGGTCCAATCTATAATTAGAGAAGGAGAAGGTTTTGTTTTTGTATCCAGCCGAGGGTGTCCTGGAGAATGTATTTTTTGTGCTTCGAGAGCTCTATCGGGTCCAAAATATCGCTGCCACTCAGCTGAGTGGTTAGCAAGTCTTATCTATTACTATTACAAACTTTTATCCTTTAAAATGTTTGGACCTTTAGATGATACTTTTACAGCTAATCGAATAAGGTTGAAAAAGTTTTTAAGTTATTTAAAAATTTTAGAAATTAACATTCCTTGGTCGTGTAAGAGTAGAGTTGATGTTATTGATGGAGAATTGGTGGAGATATTGTATAAATCAAAATGCATATCTGTTCATATTGGTGTAGAAAGTGGCGATGATGAAGTTCTTAAATCTATTGAAAAAAGGATAACTGTAGAAAAAGTATTAAAAGCAATTACACTATTAGCTTCAAAAGGTATTCGTGCAGAATGTTCTTTTATTATTGGTCATCCAAGTGATACATTAGAATCTATTGAAAGAACCCTTATTTTAGCTGACAAATTAGATAAATGTGGTGTAGCAATATCTGTGATGGGAATTTGCACTCCTTTTCCTGGTACGAAAATATGGAATAGACTTAAACTGTATGAACTACAATATGGATTGAAAATTCATACATATAATTGGCGTTTATATGATTTAGGAACGCCTATCTTCAGTACTAATAATTTTACATTAGATGATTTAAGGAGGGCATTTTTTTATTTTAACTATTTAAGAAAAACAGGACAAATATTACCATTGTTGACTAAGTACAATCATAGTAACTACATTAAAATGATTGATGATTATTTAAGTATAATCCATAAAATTAGAAGTACAAATGAAGATGAGGTGAATCAGAAAAATGATGTATGA
- a CDS encoding cupin domain-containing protein: MPKRNINEQPLLFGDPGFSSWGIAYYKKGQKNIVERHTHDCEEYYFVLEGKLKVISEDKEYILEKGDMLWTRMGDFHEIVEALEDTTMFWLEGPLMGKRRKGHQYEL, translated from the coding sequence ATGCCAAAACGAAACATAAACGAGCAGCCATTATTGTTTGGTGACCCAGGATTTTCCTCGTGGGGAATTGCCTATTACAAAAAAGGACAGAAAAACATTGTAGAGAGACATACTCACGACTGTGAGGAGTACTATTTTGTACTCGAAGGAAAACTGAAAGTGATTTCAGAAGATAAGGAATACATACTTGAAAAAGGTGACATGCTCTGGACAAGGATGGGCGATTTTCATGAAATTGTAGAAGCTTTAGAGGACACAACAATGTTTTGGTTGGAAGGTCCTCTTATGGGCAAAAGGCGAAAAGGCCATCAGTATGAGCTATGA
- a CDS encoding radical SAM/SPASM domain-containing protein has product MSKEQIIKYKYAEEKKIIPLPNDDIIILDVSSPNWLKTSITGKYLLEEMKEPKTIDELTAKISQVYGLPIDVVKPIIRETVEKFYETGVVIRIDKDNKFTSREKQKIESLGLQQIWINVTYACNLNCSHCFARMKGDTGFIPANDLIRIFKEAQSLGVQEIVISGGEPTLHPELENILREARKIGDWKIKLITNGYLSGNPENERKIKSLCNYVDDIQVSFDGIKPETHDAIRGKGSFEKAYRFMFLLSEVESIKTGISFTPLPKNINEIPKLFNFAIQVKATYIHLNRPKYPLNTLAFPSLDLFMSQQFAEEAFTAYDKLVQEFYKSFEDMRNLNVRLPIIDTSFDPASELLSPLKKERCSAGILTIAIDPKGDVFPCAALMRREMLYFGNVFEEGLEKIYKRGRDKMIELFSVEKNDKCKECLFRYFCGGGCRATAKDLKECDYLCDIFQKRFIDFWKRISLPVIRTYANKIYETREGGIKRLTC; this is encoded by the coding sequence ATGAGTAAAGAACAAATCATAAAATATAAATATGCCGAAGAGAAAAAAATAATACCACTTCCAAACGACGATATTATTATTTTAGATGTTTCATCGCCCAACTGGTTAAAAACATCAATTACAGGAAAATATTTATTAGAAGAAATGAAAGAACCTAAAACAATAGATGAATTAACTGCTAAAATATCTCAGGTTTACGGCTTACCAATAGACGTAGTTAAGCCTATTATTCGTGAGACTGTAGAAAAATTTTATGAAACAGGTGTTGTTATAAGGATAGATAAAGACAACAAATTTACTTCGAGGGAAAAGCAGAAAATTGAATCATTAGGACTACAACAAATATGGATTAATGTAACATATGCCTGTAATTTAAATTGTTCTCATTGTTTTGCACGTATGAAAGGAGATACAGGCTTTATACCTGCTAATGATTTAATTCGTATATTTAAAGAAGCTCAAAGCTTGGGAGTTCAGGAGATAGTGATATCTGGGGGCGAACCAACACTCCATCCTGAATTAGAAAATATATTAAGAGAAGCAAGAAAAATAGGTGATTGGAAGATTAAGTTGATAACTAATGGATACTTATCTGGTAATCCTGAAAATGAAAGAAAAATAAAATCTCTTTGTAACTACGTTGATGATATCCAGGTTTCTTTTGATGGGATAAAACCTGAAACTCATGATGCTATTAGAGGGAAAGGTTCTTTTGAAAAAGCGTATCGATTTATGTTTTTATTGTCAGAAGTTGAAAGCATTAAAACAGGTATTTCATTTACGCCATTACCAAAAAATATAAATGAGATTCCAAAATTATTTAATTTTGCAATTCAAGTTAAAGCAACTTATATACACTTAAATCGGCCTAAGTATCCCCTTAATACTTTGGCTTTTCCGTCATTAGACTTATTCATGTCACAACAATTTGCTGAAGAAGCTTTTACTGCTTATGATAAACTTGTACAAGAATTCTATAAATCCTTCGAGGATATGAGAAATCTTAATGTTAGACTTCCAATTATCGATACAAGTTTTGATCCAGCTTCTGAATTACTAAGCCCACTTAAAAAAGAAAGGTGTAGTGCTGGTATATTGACAATTGCAATTGATCCAAAGGGAGATGTATTTCCTTGTGCTGCCTTAATGAGAAGAGAAATGTTATATTTTGGCAATGTTTTTGAGGAAGGACTTGAAAAGATTTATAAAAGAGGACGCGATAAAATGATAGAGTTATTTTCAGTTGAAAAAAATGATAAATGCAAAGAATGTTTGTTTCGATATTTCTGTGGTGGTGGATGTAGAGCAACTGCCAAGGATTTGAAGGAATGTGATTATTTATGTGATATATTCCAAAAGCGCTTTATAGATTTTTGGAAAAGGATTTCTCTGCCTGTAATAAGAACTTATGCAAATAAGATTTACGAAACAAGAGAAGGAGGTATAAAAAGATTGACATGTTAG
- a CDS encoding sigma-70 family RNA polymerase sigma factor: MQQTALPQLTESQRQLLIVDNLKLVYHVANKFMPCPKGYYYEVEDLVSEGYIGLVVAAKNYDPTKGSFSTYACKVIESKIKRSLPKYKLSCAISLDSPVSKEPEEDTSTVADTISDGYSVEKEVIRKDTIDKLQRYFDTLTDEEKERVLYYISTGKNPPASDKVFKKARRKIIAKMRQEQFEADLDDLTVFISCPAVHIASGSNFGYSPVEATVIDREEKRKQLEVLSTIPQLSKLRVLKQQGEQDRIKLLAAKWEVEEFIERNWDNLTVYNVRLLKDYFVFCLSHLSMVQKYGSKYREQLKRVVKKLAL; this comes from the coding sequence ATGCAGCAAACAGCTTTACCGCAGCTTACAGAATCCCAGAGACAGCTTCTAATTGTCGACAACTTAAAGCTTGTGTATCATGTTGCAAATAAATTTATGCCATGTCCAAAAGGCTATTACTATGAAGTGGAGGACCTTGTCAGTGAAGGCTATATTGGTCTTGTTGTTGCAGCAAAGAACTATGACCCTACCAAAGGCAGTTTTTCTACTTATGCTTGTAAGGTGATTGAGAGCAAGATAAAAAGAAGCTTGCCAAAATACAAGTTATCTTGTGCCATCTCTTTGGACAGTCCAGTATCAAAAGAACCAGAAGAAGATACATCTACAGTTGCAGATACAATATCAGATGGTTATTCAGTTGAAAAAGAAGTAATTAGAAAAGACACTATTGATAAACTGCAAAGGTATTTTGATACCTTGACTGATGAGGAAAAAGAGAGGGTTTTATATTACATCTCCACAGGAAAGAATCCACCTGCAAGTGATAAGGTGTTCAAAAAAGCAAGAAGAAAGATAATAGCCAAGATGAGACAAGAACAGTTTGAGGCAGACCTTGACGACTTGACAGTGTTTATATCCTGCCCAGCTGTGCACATAGCAAGTGGTAGTAATTTTGGCTATTCACCAGTTGAGGCAACTGTTATTGATAGAGAGGAGAAAAGAAAACAGCTTGAGGTTTTGTCTACAATACCACAGCTCAGCAAGCTTAGGGTTTTAAAACAACAAGGTGAACAGGACAGAATCAAACTTCTTGCTGCCAAGTGGGAAGTAGAAGAGTTTATTGAACGCAACTGGGATAATCTCACAGTCTATAATGTAAGACTTCTTAAAGATTACTTTGTATTTTGTCTTTCACATCTTTCGATGGTACAAAAGTATGGCAGCAAGTACAGAGAACAATTAAAAAGAGTGGTCAAAAAGTTAGCTTTGTAA